A region from the Natronoarchaeum mannanilyticum genome encodes:
- a CDS encoding GNAT family N-acetyltransferase: MERDALDVEVRRAEADDRLAVRRQLDAAVLAVDDLDERLAAGDVLVAEADGRVVGTIVLSPRENSEGAHVDAIAVRRRRRGRGVGRTLIHRAREDYGPLAAEFDAGVRPFYESLEFAIEPTDADDDRYRGVLK; this comes from the coding sequence GTGGAACGCGACGCGCTCGACGTCGAGGTACGGCGAGCGGAAGCCGACGACCGGCTCGCGGTCCGCCGACAGCTGGACGCCGCCGTGCTGGCGGTCGACGACCTCGACGAGCGGCTCGCGGCGGGCGACGTGCTCGTGGCCGAAGCCGACGGACGCGTCGTCGGAACGATCGTACTCTCTCCTCGCGAGAACAGCGAAGGCGCGCACGTCGATGCGATCGCCGTCCGGCGGCGCCGCCGCGGCCGCGGCGTCGGGCGGACGCTGATCCACCGCGCGCGAGAGGACTACGGGCCGCTCGCCGCGGAGTTCGACGCCGGCGTTCGGCCGTTCTACGAGTCGCTGGAGTTCGCCATCGAGCCGACCGACGCCGACGATGACCGCTATCGGGGCGTCCTTAAGTAG
- a CDS encoding DUF7535 family protein, translating into MSDAEDPSLPKKVLRTVTPGTRGHKDPGMDVIGWSMLVGMLVLLVPLLPFIVIVWLITKVLDRFSGE; encoded by the coding sequence ATGAGCGACGCCGAGGACCCCTCGCTGCCGAAGAAGGTGCTGCGCACGGTGACGCCCGGAACCCGCGGCCACAAGGACCCCGGGATGGACGTGATCGGCTGGAGCATGCTCGTCGGGATGCTGGTGCTGCTGGTGCCGCTGCTCCCCTTCATCGTGATCGTCTGGCTGATAACGAAGGTGCTCGACCGGTTCAGCGGCGAATAG
- a CDS encoding sugar porter family MFS transporter: MATTHTGTAAGGRNRFVYVIGALAALTGLLFGFDTGVISGALLFIPDTFEMTSLFGIAMDESLVEGFVVSGALVGAIVGAAVGGRLSDLIGRRRVILGAAVVFFVGSAIMAVAPTIEWLFVGRVVDGVAVGLASMIGPLYISEISPADIRGGMVTLFQFAVTFGLLTSYLVNYAFAEELLVTAVTNLAFEGAAVWRWMLGAGTVPAAALFVGMLFMPESPRWLFEQHREDEARDVLASVRTSEQVEPELREIEEKAQMEDASLRDLLAPWVRPMLVVGVGLAAFQQLTGINTVMYYGPSILESTGFGASGSLLATVVIGVVNVTMTLVALLLIDRVGRRPLLLVGLVGMTVTLTGLGAAYFLPGLSGAVGLIAVASLMLYVAFFAIGLGPVFWLLNSEIYPLKVRGTAVGVTTVVNWAANLAVAQSFPYLVDTVGEAGTFWTFAALSVAAFAFAYAFVPETTGRTLEEIESDLRETALGGDARVDAAGADSAGRRRADSDDD; the protein is encoded by the coding sequence ATGGCAACGACACACACAGGGACGGCGGCCGGCGGGCGCAACCGCTTCGTCTACGTCATCGGCGCGCTGGCCGCGCTGACCGGGCTGCTCTTCGGCTTCGACACGGGCGTCATCTCCGGGGCTCTGCTCTTTATCCCCGACACCTTCGAGATGACGTCGCTGTTCGGGATCGCGATGGACGAATCGCTCGTCGAAGGCTTCGTCGTCAGCGGCGCGCTGGTCGGCGCGATCGTCGGCGCCGCGGTCGGCGGTCGGCTCTCCGATCTGATCGGCCGCCGGCGAGTGATCCTCGGCGCCGCGGTCGTGTTCTTCGTCGGCTCGGCGATCATGGCCGTCGCGCCGACGATCGAGTGGCTGTTCGTCGGCCGCGTGGTCGACGGCGTCGCCGTCGGCCTGGCGTCGATGATCGGCCCGCTGTACATCTCGGAGATCTCGCCGGCCGACATCCGCGGCGGCATGGTGACGCTGTTCCAGTTCGCGGTGACGTTCGGCCTGCTGACCTCCTACCTGGTGAACTACGCGTTCGCGGAGGAGCTGCTCGTGACCGCGGTGACGAACCTCGCGTTCGAGGGCGCGGCCGTCTGGCGCTGGATGCTCGGCGCCGGGACGGTCCCGGCCGCCGCGCTGTTCGTCGGGATGCTGTTCATGCCCGAGAGCCCGCGCTGGCTGTTCGAGCAGCACCGCGAGGACGAGGCGAGGGACGTGCTCGCGTCCGTTCGGACGAGCGAGCAGGTCGAGCCCGAACTACGAGAGATCGAGGAGAAAGCCCAGATGGAGGACGCGAGCCTGCGGGACCTGCTGGCGCCGTGGGTCCGCCCGATGCTGGTCGTCGGCGTCGGGCTGGCGGCGTTCCAGCAGCTGACCGGCATCAACACGGTGATGTACTACGGTCCTTCGATCCTCGAGTCGACCGGCTTCGGCGCCAGCGGCTCCCTGCTCGCGACGGTGGTCATCGGCGTCGTCAACGTGACGATGACGCTGGTCGCGCTGCTGTTGATCGACCGGGTCGGTCGGCGACCGCTGTTGCTCGTCGGACTGGTCGGGATGACCGTGACGCTGACCGGGCTGGGCGCGGCGTACTTCCTGCCCGGGCTCTCGGGCGCGGTCGGCCTGATCGCCGTGGCCAGCCTGATGCTGTACGTCGCCTTCTTCGCGATCGGCCTCGGGCCCGTGTTCTGGCTGCTCAACTCCGAGATCTACCCGCTGAAGGTCCGCGGGACGGCCGTCGGCGTCACCACGGTCGTCAACTGGGCGGCGAACCTCGCGGTCGCCCAGTCGTTCCCCTACCTCGTCGACACCGTCGGCGAGGCCGGCACGTTCTGGACGTTCGCGGCGCTGAGCGTCGCCGCGTTCGCGTTCGCCTACGCGTTCGTCCCCGAGACGACCGGACGCACGCTCGAGGAGATCGAGTCCGACCTGCGCGAGACGGCGCTGGGCGGCGACGCGCGTGTCGACGCCGCCGGCGCCGATTCGGCGGGGAGACGCCGCGCCGACTCGGACGACGACTGA
- a CDS encoding ornithine cyclodeaminase family protein (catalyzes the interconversion of alanine and pyruvate), which translates to METLLLNGGDVEANADTGAVIDAVEAAFAAYERGDVQMPAKSYVDLPRYNGDFRSMPAYVEADEWDAAAVKWVNVHPDNPADHDLPTVMGTLIYSDPETAFPLSIMDGTALTMLRTGAAAAVATDHLAVESASSLGLVGAGVQSYSQLEAIAEARPIEEVVVADQDEERVADFVGAFDDRFDVRGGSISEAGHCDVLSTVTPVREPIVGADDLGERTHVNAIGADAAGKHEIADAVLLDSKLVIDDYEQCTHSGEINVPWSEGVLGDDDLHAELGEIVAGGKDGRTSEDGITVFDSTGLAIQDVAAARVVYENARENGDGYEFEMIDLG; encoded by the coding sequence ATGGAGACGCTGTTGCTCAACGGGGGAGACGTCGAGGCCAACGCCGACACCGGCGCCGTGATCGACGCCGTCGAGGCGGCGTTCGCGGCCTACGAGCGCGGGGACGTGCAGATGCCCGCCAAGTCCTACGTCGACCTGCCGCGGTACAACGGGGACTTCCGGTCGATGCCAGCGTACGTCGAGGCCGACGAGTGGGACGCCGCCGCCGTGAAGTGGGTGAACGTCCACCCCGACAACCCCGCCGACCACGACCTGCCCACCGTGATGGGGACGCTGATCTACTCCGACCCCGAGACGGCCTTCCCGCTCTCGATCATGGACGGGACGGCGCTGACGATGCTGCGCACGGGCGCCGCGGCGGCCGTCGCGACAGACCACCTCGCCGTCGAGTCGGCGTCGAGTCTGGGCCTGGTCGGCGCGGGCGTCCAGTCCTACAGTCAGCTCGAGGCGATCGCCGAGGCGCGCCCGATCGAGGAAGTGGTCGTGGCAGATCAGGACGAGGAGCGCGTCGCCGACTTCGTCGGCGCCTTCGACGATCGGTTCGATGTCCGCGGCGGCTCGATCTCGGAGGCCGGTCACTGCGACGTGCTCTCGACGGTGACGCCGGTGCGCGAGCCGATCGTCGGCGCCGACGATCTGGGCGAGCGCACGCACGTCAACGCCATCGGCGCCGACGCCGCCGGAAAACACGAGATAGCGGACGCGGTGCTGCTGGACTCGAAGCTCGTCATCGACGACTACGAGCAGTGCACCCACTCCGGCGAGATCAACGTCCCCTGGAGCGAAGGAGTGCTGGGCGACGACGACCTCCACGCCGAGCTCGGCGAGATCGTCGCCGGGGGGAAAGACGGTCGGACGAGCGAGGACGGTATCACCGTCTTCGACTCGACCGGACTTGCGATCCAGGACGTCGCGGCCGCTCGCGTGGTCTACGAGAACGCCCGCGAGAACGGCGACGGGTACGAGTTCGAGATGATCGATCTCGGCTGA
- the thsA gene encoding thermosome subunit alpha: MGNQPMIVLSEDSQRTSGDDAQSMNITAGKAVAEAVRTTLGPKGMDKMLVDSTGNVVVTNDGVTILKEMEIEHPAANMIVEVAETQEDEVGDGTTSAVVVSGELLSEAEDLLDQDIHATTLAQGYRQAAEEAKDILEDVSIDVDADDTEILEQIAATAMTGKGAENAKDLLADLVVRAVSSVADGNEVDTDNIKVEKIVGSAVENSELVEGVLVDKERVHENMPYLVEDADVAVLDDALEVQETEIDAEVNVTDPDQLQDFLDQEEEQLKEMVDQIVESGADVVFAQDGIDDMAQHYLAEEGVLATRRVKSDDATKLARATGATVVSNVNDIEADDLGFAGSVSQQEVGGSQQLLVEDVENAKSVTLLLRGGTEHVVDEIERAIEDSLGVVSVTLEDGKVLPGGGAPETELALQLRQFADSVGGREQLAVEAFADALEVGPRTLAENAGLDSIDSLVELRREHDAGNDAAGLDAYTGDVIDMEEEGVVEPLRVKTQAIESATEAAVMILRIDDVIAAGDLKGGQVDAGGDDDGGPPAGGPGGAPGGMGGGMGGGMGGMM, from the coding sequence ATGGGCAACCAGCCGATGATTGTACTTTCGGAGGACAGCCAGCGCACCTCCGGGGACGACGCACAGTCGATGAACATCACAGCCGGGAAGGCCGTCGCGGAGGCCGTCCGCACCACGCTCGGCCCCAAGGGGATGGACAAGATGCTCGTCGACTCGACGGGCAACGTCGTCGTCACGAACGACGGCGTCACGATCCTCAAGGAGATGGAGATCGAGCACCCCGCGGCCAACATGATCGTCGAGGTCGCCGAGACCCAGGAGGACGAAGTCGGCGACGGTACGACCTCCGCCGTCGTCGTCTCCGGCGAACTCCTCAGCGAGGCCGAGGACCTTCTCGACCAGGACATCCACGCGACTACCCTCGCGCAGGGGTACCGCCAGGCCGCCGAGGAAGCCAAAGACATCCTCGAGGACGTCTCGATCGACGTCGACGCCGACGACACCGAGATCCTCGAGCAGATCGCCGCCACCGCGATGACGGGCAAGGGCGCCGAGAACGCCAAGGACCTGCTCGCGGACCTCGTCGTCCGCGCCGTCAGCAGCGTCGCCGACGGCAACGAGGTCGACACTGACAACATCAAGGTCGAGAAGATCGTCGGCTCGGCCGTCGAGAACTCCGAGCTCGTCGAGGGCGTCCTCGTCGACAAGGAGCGCGTCCACGAGAACATGCCCTACCTCGTCGAGGACGCCGACGTCGCCGTGCTCGACGACGCTCTCGAGGTCCAGGAGACCGAGATCGACGCCGAGGTCAACGTCACCGACCCCGACCAGCTTCAGGACTTCCTCGACCAGGAAGAGGAGCAGCTCAAGGAGATGGTCGACCAGATCGTCGAGTCCGGCGCGGACGTCGTGTTCGCCCAGGACGGCATCGACGACATGGCCCAGCACTACCTCGCCGAAGAGGGCGTGCTCGCGACCCGGCGCGTCAAGTCCGACGACGCCACGAAGCTCGCCCGCGCGACGGGCGCCACCGTCGTGAGCAACGTCAACGACATCGAGGCCGACGACCTCGGCTTCGCCGGCTCCGTCTCCCAGCAGGAGGTCGGCGGCAGCCAGCAGCTCCTCGTCGAGGACGTCGAGAACGCCAAGTCCGTCACGCTGCTGCTGCGCGGCGGCACCGAGCACGTCGTCGACGAGATCGAGCGCGCCATCGAGGACTCGCTCGGCGTCGTCAGCGTCACGCTCGAGGACGGCAAGGTGCTGCCCGGTGGCGGCGCCCCCGAGACCGAGCTCGCTCTGCAGCTGCGCCAGTTCGCCGACTCGGTCGGCGGCCGCGAGCAGCTCGCCGTCGAGGCGTTCGCCGACGCGCTGGAAGTCGGTCCCCGCACGCTCGCCGAGAACGCCGGTCTGGACTCGATCGACTCGCTCGTCGAGCTCCGTCGCGAGCACGACGCCGGCAACGACGCCGCCGGTCTCGACGCCTACACGGGCGACGTGATCGACATGGAGGAGGAGGGCGTCGTCGAGCCGCTCCGCGTCAAGACCCAGGCCATCGAGTCCGCCACCGAGGCGGCCGTGATGATCCTGCGCATCGACGACGTGATCGCGGCGGGCGACCTGAAGGGCGGTCAGGTCGACGCCGGCGGCGACGACGACGGCGGCCCGCCCGCGGGCGGCCCCGGCGGCGCGCCCGGCGGCATGGGCGGCGGTATGGGCGGCGGCATGGGCGGCATGATGTAA
- a CDS encoding KH domain-containing protein: MQHVKIPQDRIGVLIGEGGATLREIERRAEVRLDVDSENGSVAIEKTGDPVKALKGPDIVRAIGRGFAPDDAMGLLDDDMMMFDLVDIDAAARNTNDLKRKKGRLIGENGRTRELMEELTGASVVIYGTTLGTIGGPQQVEAVREAAEMIIDGAPHGAVYSFLERKHNELKRQGLEYHQFTG; the protein is encoded by the coding sequence ATGCAGCACGTGAAGATTCCGCAGGACAGGATTGGGGTGCTGATCGGCGAGGGCGGTGCGACGCTGCGCGAGATCGAGCGGCGGGCCGAAGTGCGACTCGACGTCGACTCCGAGAACGGCTCGGTCGCGATCGAGAAGACGGGCGATCCCGTCAAGGCGCTCAAGGGACCCGACATCGTCCGCGCGATCGGCCGCGGGTTCGCGCCGGACGACGCCATGGGCCTGCTCGACGACGACATGATGATGTTCGATCTGGTCGACATCGACGCCGCGGCGCGCAACACGAACGACCTCAAGCGCAAGAAGGGCCGGCTCATCGGGGAGAACGGCCGCACGCGCGAGCTGATGGAGGAGCTGACCGGCGCGTCGGTCGTCATCTACGGCACGACGCTGGGCACCATCGGCGGCCCCCAGCAGGTCGAGGCCGTCCGCGAGGCCGCCGAGATGATCATCGACGGCGCGCCCCACGGCGCGGTGTACTCGTTCCTCGAGCGCAAGCACAACGAGCTGAAACGTCAGGGGCTGGAGTACCACCAGTTCACCGGCTGA
- the leuS gene encoding leucine--tRNA ligase, translating to MSMESYDHAAVEARWQEAWDDADVHRTPDDVEDPTYVLGMYPYPSGKLHMGHVRNYTITDAYARYRRLRGDDVLHPMGWDSFGLPAENAAKERDTNPRDWTFDCIDTMKGQMESMGFGYDWDREITTCTPEYYRWNQWLFRRFVEEDLAERRDAEVNWCPHCETVLADEQVEGEEELCWRCDNPVEQRELEQWFLQITDYADELLEDIDELEGWPDSVRQMQRNWIGRQHGTHLPFDVDAADGSAEYGTVTAFTTRADTIHGATFFALAPDHPIAEELAETDDAVREFVEHEADPDGDEPNGVETDLVATNPVNGDELPVYVADFVLSDVGTGALMAVPAHDERDHAFAEKKGIDVRPVIAPEPEEGEDPEAPDVSEEAFTEDGVLVNSGEYSGLDSEEARERITQDTEGAEEATQYRLRDWGISRQRYWGTPIPVVHCDDCGPVLVPEEDLPVELPEFVNTTGNPLDAADEWKQTTCPDCGGDATRETDTMDTFFDSSWYFLRYVSPDLSDAPFDLERANDWMPVDQYVGGIEHAVMHLLYSRFFTKVLADEESLEHREPFTNLLAQGMVQLEGEKMSKSKGNVVSPQRIVEEYGADTARLFMMQAARPERDFDWKEEGVRSTHQFLNRLKDVVESFDADDAASGDRDPIDRYVADEIDAAVAVATDEYDSLTFNEALREAQSLVRTLRQYDEHADVHAETFERGLDVAVRLLAPVTPHLGEELWQELGNDGFVAEAEWPDADVDRETVEQRRNLVENTREDVRQIVDVAGIEDPERIDVVVTPEWKYDALEIAVESDADNLISELMQNGEIREQGDAAASYGQDLQEEREALSKTLAPDAEYEALEAAAWLIEREFDAPVRVVRAADADDDVVSKAEPGRPAIDIVE from the coding sequence ATGAGTATGGAGAGCTACGACCACGCCGCCGTCGAGGCCCGCTGGCAGGAGGCGTGGGACGACGCGGACGTGCATCGGACGCCCGACGACGTCGAGGACCCGACGTACGTCCTCGGGATGTACCCCTACCCCTCCGGAAAGCTCCACATGGGCCACGTCCGGAACTACACGATCACGGACGCCTACGCCCGCTATCGGCGGCTGCGCGGCGACGACGTGCTCCACCCGATGGGGTGGGACTCCTTCGGACTGCCCGCCGAGAACGCCGCCAAGGAGCGCGACACGAACCCGCGGGACTGGACGTTCGACTGCATCGACACCATGAAAGGCCAGATGGAGTCGATGGGCTTCGGGTACGACTGGGACCGCGAGATCACCACCTGCACGCCCGAGTACTACCGATGGAACCAGTGGCTGTTCCGACGGTTCGTCGAGGAGGACCTCGCCGAGCGCCGGGACGCCGAGGTCAACTGGTGTCCCCACTGCGAGACCGTCCTCGCGGACGAGCAGGTCGAAGGCGAAGAGGAGCTGTGCTGGCGCTGCGACAACCCGGTCGAGCAGCGCGAACTCGAACAGTGGTTCCTGCAAATCACCGACTACGCCGACGAGCTGCTGGAGGACATCGACGAGCTGGAGGGCTGGCCCGACTCGGTCCGCCAGATGCAGCGCAACTGGATCGGCCGCCAGCACGGCACGCATCTCCCCTTCGACGTCGACGCCGCCGACGGGAGCGCCGAGTACGGCACGGTCACCGCCTTCACGACGCGCGCCGACACGATCCACGGCGCGACGTTCTTCGCGCTGGCGCCGGACCACCCGATTGCCGAGGAGCTGGCCGAGACTGACGACGCGGTTCGCGAGTTCGTCGAACACGAGGCCGACCCCGACGGCGACGAGCCCAACGGCGTCGAGACCGATCTGGTCGCCACCAACCCCGTCAACGGCGACGAACTGCCCGTCTACGTCGCCGACTTCGTGCTCTCCGACGTCGGCACCGGCGCGCTGATGGCCGTGCCCGCCCACGACGAGCGCGACCACGCGTTCGCAGAGAAGAAGGGCATCGACGTCCGGCCCGTGATCGCACCCGAACCCGAGGAGGGCGAGGATCCCGAGGCACCCGACGTCTCGGAGGAAGCGTTCACCGAGGACGGCGTGCTGGTCAACTCCGGCGAGTACTCCGGGCTGGACAGCGAGGAAGCTCGCGAGCGCATTACCCAAGACACCGAGGGCGCCGAGGAGGCCACCCAGTACCGCCTGCGCGACTGGGGCATCTCCCGGCAACGCTACTGGGGGACGCCGATCCCGGTCGTCCACTGCGACGACTGCGGCCCGGTGCTGGTGCCCGAGGAGGACCTGCCGGTCGAGCTGCCCGAGTTCGTCAACACCACCGGGAATCCGCTGGACGCCGCCGACGAGTGGAAGCAGACCACGTGTCCCGACTGCGGCGGCGACGCCACGCGCGAGACCGACACGATGGACACGTTCTTCGACTCCTCGTGGTACTTCCTGCGGTACGTCTCTCCGGACCTGTCGGACGCTCCCTTCGACCTGGAGCGGGCCAACGACTGGATGCCCGTCGACCAGTACGTCGGCGGCATCGAGCACGCCGTGATGCACCTGCTGTACTCCCGGTTCTTCACGAAGGTGCTGGCCGACGAGGAGAGCCTGGAGCACCGCGAGCCCTTCACGAATCTGCTCGCCCAGGGGATGGTCCAGCTGGAGGGCGAGAAGATGTCCAAGTCCAAGGGCAACGTCGTCTCGCCCCAGCGCATCGTCGAGGAGTACGGCGCCGACACCGCGCGCCTGTTCATGATGCAGGCCGCCCGCCCCGAGCGGGACTTCGACTGGAAGGAGGAGGGCGTCCGCTCGACCCACCAGTTCCTGAACCGGCTGAAGGACGTGGTCGAAAGCTTCGACGCCGACGACGCGGCGTCGGGCGACCGCGACCCGATCGACCGCTACGTCGCCGACGAGATCGACGCCGCCGTCGCCGTGGCGACCGACGAGTACGACTCGCTGACGTTCAACGAGGCGCTCCGCGAGGCCCAGTCGCTGGTTCGGACGCTCCGGCAGTACGATGAGCACGCCGACGTCCACGCCGAGACGTTCGAGCGCGGGCTGGACGTCGCGGTCCGCCTGCTGGCGCCGGTGACGCCCCACCTCGGCGAGGAGCTGTGGCAGGAGCTGGGCAACGACGGCTTCGTCGCCGAGGCCGAGTGGCCCGACGCCGACGTCGACCGCGAGACCGTTGAGCAGCGTCGCAACCTCGTCGAGAACACCCGCGAGGACGTCCGCCAGATCGTCGACGTCGCCGGGATCGAGGACCCCGAGCGGATCGACGTCGTCGTGACGCCCGAGTGGAAGTACGACGCCCTGGAAATCGCCGTCGAATCGGACGCCGACAACCTGATCTCCGAGCTGATGCAGAACGGCGAGATCCGCGAACAGGGCGACGCCGCCGCGAGCTACGGGCAGGACCTGCAGGAAGAACGAGAGGCGCTCTCGAAGACGCTCGCGCCCGACGCCGAGTACGAGGCGCTGGAAGCCGCCGCGTGGCTGATCGAGCGCGAGTTCGACGCGCCGGTCCGCGTGGTTCGCGCCGCGGACGCCGACGACGACGTGGTCAGCAAAGCCGAACCCGGCCGGCCTGCGATCGACATCGTGGAGTAG
- a CDS encoding phosphoglucomutase/phosphomannomutase family protein: METAISFGTDGWRATLDEFTAPRVRMVGQAVVDYLDGAGLGDDPVVVGYDARETSEGFAKELARVLAAGGHDVIVPERDRPTPLVAWAIVDRDLAGGLMITASHNPPEYNGVKFIPEDGAPALPEVTDRIMENLREPDPLPEERHGNVRRVDLVESHAEQAMDLVGADLSELSVAYDAMHGSGRGTTDALLERAGATVERRRCERDPEFGGVSPEPSAENLEGLVDAVESGDADLGIANDGDSDRIAVVTPERGFLDENLLFAALYDYLLEEQSGPAVRSVSTTFLIDEIAEANGEEVVETPVGFKWVAQAMAERDALIGGEESGGFTIRGHVREKDGVLTALLAAAAESEESIDERVDRLLDAHGDIVPGKISVDCPDDQKAAAMAAIEDALPDELAGRAVAETSTVDGVKLLLDDGSWVLVRPSGTEPKLRVYAEAESTEAVDALLADGRELVEANV; this comes from the coding sequence ATGGAGACGGCGATTTCGTTCGGGACCGACGGCTGGCGAGCGACGCTCGACGAGTTCACGGCACCCCGCGTGCGGATGGTCGGACAGGCGGTCGTCGACTACCTCGACGGGGCGGGGCTGGGCGACGACCCCGTCGTCGTCGGGTACGACGCCCGCGAGACCTCAGAAGGGTTCGCCAAGGAGCTGGCCCGCGTGCTCGCGGCCGGCGGTCACGACGTGATCGTGCCCGAGCGCGACCGGCCGACGCCGCTGGTCGCGTGGGCGATCGTCGACCGCGACCTGGCGGGCGGGCTGATGATCACCGCCTCGCACAACCCGCCGGAGTACAACGGCGTCAAGTTCATCCCGGAAGACGGCGCCCCGGCGCTGCCGGAGGTCACCGACCGGATCATGGAGAACCTTCGGGAGCCCGATCCGCTGCCGGAGGAGCGACACGGGAACGTCCGGCGGGTCGATCTGGTCGAGTCCCACGCCGAGCAGGCGATGGATCTGGTGGGCGCGGACCTCTCGGAACTCTCGGTCGCCTACGACGCGATGCACGGCAGCGGCCGCGGGACGACCGACGCCCTGCTCGAACGGGCCGGTGCGACCGTCGAGCGGCGTCGCTGCGAGCGCGACCCCGAGTTCGGCGGCGTCTCGCCCGAACCGAGCGCGGAGAACCTGGAGGGGCTCGTCGACGCCGTCGAGTCGGGCGACGCCGATCTGGGGATCGCCAACGACGGCGACTCGGATCGGATCGCGGTCGTCACGCCCGAGCGGGGCTTTCTCGACGAGAACCTGCTCTTCGCGGCGCTGTACGACTATCTCCTCGAAGAGCAGTCCGGCCCGGCCGTCCGGTCGGTGTCGACGACGTTCCTGATCGACGAGATCGCCGAAGCCAACGGCGAGGAGGTCGTCGAGACGCCGGTCGGCTTCAAGTGGGTCGCGCAAGCGATGGCCGAGCGCGACGCGCTGATCGGCGGGGAGGAGAGCGGCGGGTTCACCATCCGCGGGCACGTGCGCGAGAAGGACGGCGTGCTGACAGCGCTGCTGGCCGCCGCCGCCGAGTCCGAGGAGTCGATCGACGAGCGTGTCGACCGCCTGCTCGACGCCCACGGCGACATCGTGCCGGGGAAGATCAGCGTCGACTGTCCGGACGATCAGAAGGCCGCGGCGATGGCGGCGATCGAGGACGCCTTGCCGGACGAACTGGCGGGGCGAGCGGTCGCCGAGACCAGCACCGTCGACGGCGTCAAGCTGCTTCTCGACGACGGATCGTGGGTGCTCGTGCGACCGAGCGGCACCGAGCCGAAGCTCAGGGTGTACGCCGAAGCCGAGAGTACCGAGGCCGTCGACGCGCTGCTGGCAGACGGACGCGAACTGGTCGAAGCGAACGTCTGA